From a single Arachnia propionica genomic region:
- a CDS encoding transposase, producing the protein MDNYAAYKRVEVRNWLRVNPCIKVHFTPTSGSWLNLVEVWFGIIERQAIRGGTFVSVRELIGKICEFISSWNNRKHSFVWTKIPDEILAKIDRKRKLTSTPGH; encoded by the coding sequence ATGGACAACTACGCCGCGTACAAGCGAGTCGAGGTCCGCAACTGGCTTAGAGTAAACCCGTGTATCAAGGTCCACTTCACCCCGACGTCGGGGTCATGGTTGAACCTGGTTGAGGTTTGGTTCGGCATCATCGAGCGTCAGGCCATCCGAGGCGGTACTTTCGTTTCAGTCCGCGAGTTGATCGGCAAGATCTGCGAATTCATTAGCAGCTGGAACAACCGAAAACACTCGTTTGTCTGGACCAAAATCCCAGACGAAATCCTCGCCAAAATCGACCGCAAACGTAAACTCACCTCAACGCCAGGTCACTAG
- a CDS encoding HAMP domain-containing sensor histidine kinase, whose product MRKPVWPWVIAVMGVLLAVGMRVAGATQMFKVGVELWALPLLAGAVVLIVVLVLRWHRSRNTRAVKEAVEGIRAEAREAHRTFVGRLDHELKNPLMALRVGLGEVRDPALTESMRVQIDRLASLVAELRKISEIDSYPVADEPVDVAEVVAEVIETVVPGDREVVVAFPRAPRPLPPVRGDRDLVFLAIYNVVSNAVKYSSPGAMLEVRGLEERGRVVVDVSDTGRGIPASEVDQVWGELARSTEVRHIPGNGLGLPMVAAVLRRLGGSCELSSIQGRGTTVRMRLPLL is encoded by the coding sequence GTGAGAAAACCAGTGTGGCCCTGGGTGATCGCCGTGATGGGGGTGCTTCTGGCTGTCGGGATGCGGGTCGCAGGAGCGACCCAGATGTTCAAGGTGGGTGTTGAACTGTGGGCACTGCCGCTGCTCGCGGGAGCGGTTGTGCTGATCGTGGTGCTGGTGCTGAGATGGCACCGTTCTAGGAACACCAGAGCTGTCAAGGAGGCCGTGGAGGGCATCAGAGCGGAGGCGCGGGAGGCTCATCGCACCTTTGTGGGACGCCTTGACCACGAACTGAAGAACCCCCTGATGGCCCTGCGTGTGGGGCTCGGCGAGGTGCGGGATCCGGCACTTACGGAGTCGATGCGCGTGCAGATCGATCGGTTGGCCTCGCTGGTTGCCGAGCTTCGCAAGATCAGTGAGATCGACTCCTATCCGGTGGCCGACGAGCCGGTGGACGTGGCGGAGGTGGTCGCCGAGGTGATCGAGACCGTGGTGCCCGGTGACCGCGAGGTAGTGGTGGCCTTTCCGCGGGCCCCACGTCCCCTGCCGCCGGTACGCGGTGACCGTGACCTGGTGTTCCTGGCCATCTACAACGTGGTGAGTAACGCTGTGAAGTACTCTTCGCCAGGGGCGATGCTGGAGGTGCGCGGTTTGGAGGAACGCGGGCGCGTGGTGGTGGACGTCTCTGACACGGGACGCGGCATCCCGGCCTCCGAGGTGGACCAAGTCTGGGGCGAGTTGGCGCGCTCCACAGAGGTCCGGCACATTCCCGGCAACGGTTTGGGGCTGCCGATGGTGGCGGCTGTGCTGCGTAGGCTCGGCGGCTCCTGCGAACTGAGCTCCATCCAGGGCCGGGGAACCACGGTCAGAATGCGGTTGCCGTTGTTGTAG
- a CDS encoding trypsin-like serine peptidase: protein MARTLVVTTALLATSSLALPATADDDTDLETTDVSPVGIDSSGNPLSWHPNNSEAASSADSEDSVAGHESDSAESAPSSVITGDGRMQLTDTTSYPNSAIVYITKDGKTHCTGWMISADTLVTAGHCVYSFEREEWLSGLEFSPGANGSERPFETAKAAQTWTDTSWVKKGSPLLDWGVVKLDKQLGERSGWFGFTWRPGEYKDVKTELRGYPDDKNPGELWGMSGTVAVSRGNQLCYSMSTHSAQSGSPLYMPDEALVIGIHAYGKGPGRFTSRECPSQYNAGTRITKGLFELFLDLRSRASAE, encoded by the coding sequence GTGGCTAGGACACTTGTGGTGACCACGGCCCTACTGGCCACGTCGTCCCTGGCGCTTCCCGCCACAGCGGATGACGACACAGATCTGGAAACCACGGATGTGTCGCCAGTCGGTATCGATTCCTCCGGAAATCCCCTGTCATGGCACCCCAACAATTCCGAGGCCGCCAGCTCGGCGGATTCCGAGGACTCCGTTGCCGGACACGAGTCAGATTCAGCAGAATCCGCACCAAGCAGCGTCATCACAGGGGACGGTCGGATGCAGCTCACCGACACCACCTCCTATCCGAACTCGGCCATCGTCTACATCACCAAAGATGGGAAGACCCACTGCACGGGATGGATGATCTCGGCGGACACACTGGTCACTGCTGGGCATTGCGTGTACAGCTTCGAACGCGAGGAGTGGCTCTCAGGACTGGAGTTCAGCCCTGGAGCGAACGGCTCAGAACGCCCGTTCGAGACTGCGAAGGCAGCACAGACCTGGACCGACACATCCTGGGTGAAGAAAGGAAGCCCTCTGCTCGACTGGGGAGTGGTCAAGCTCGACAAACAGCTTGGAGAGCGCAGTGGCTGGTTCGGTTTTACCTGGCGTCCCGGAGAGTACAAGGACGTCAAGACCGAACTACGTGGATATCCAGATGACAAGAACCCGGGAGAACTCTGGGGCATGAGCGGAACGGTGGCGGTGAGCCGGGGCAACCAGCTCTGCTACTCGATGTCCACCCATTCCGCCCAGAGCGGATCCCCCCTCTACATGCCCGACGAGGCCCTCGTGATAGGAATTCACGCCTACGGGAAAGGCCCAGGACGGTTCACCAGCCGCGAATGCCCCAGCCAGTACAACGCTGGGACGAGAATCACCAAAGGACTCTTCGAACTATTCCTCGACCTGAGATCCCGGGCCAGCGCGGAATAG
- a CDS encoding ISAs1 family transposase yields MSSSTTTVLSRQPLVEVLKNVDDPRDRRGVRHSLFTVLSLAVTGVMAGCRSLTAIWEHTTDLTATDLEALGLEAGQALPSESTIRRVLQDLDPADLNTHLRSWFCTRTGTVAGRRVIAVDGKTMRGARTSKDPAPHLLSALDHATGTVLTQARVADKTNEIPALRELLEPLDLDGAVVTADAMHTQVDTAHWIHDQGGHYLLTVKNNQPGVRRTLKKLPWKNVPSISSVDTSRGRRVRRTVKAVEAPAWVDFPGAAQVIQVRRTRTTKNRRNTGKNSSGSAKTTTVEVVYLVCSLPMTDAQPETVTAWIQGHWGIENRLHWVRDMVFDEDHHQLRTANGPEIMAALRNLAISLIRLAYGVQAAIASTTRSLSRQPKRAIKLLTQTTT; encoded by the coding sequence ATGTCATCTTCCACCACGACCGTTCTGTCACGCCAGCCCCTGGTCGAGGTTCTTAAGAACGTGGACGACCCGCGTGATCGGCGGGGAGTACGCCACAGCCTGTTCACGGTGCTGTCACTGGCCGTGACCGGAGTGATGGCCGGGTGTCGCAGCCTGACGGCGATATGGGAGCACACCACCGATCTGACCGCCACCGACCTGGAGGCCCTGGGCCTGGAGGCGGGCCAGGCCCTGCCGTCGGAGTCCACCATCCGCAGGGTGCTCCAGGACCTGGACCCCGCAGACCTCAACACCCATTTGAGGTCCTGGTTCTGTACACGTACCGGCACCGTCGCCGGTCGAAGGGTGATCGCGGTGGACGGCAAGACCATGCGTGGGGCCCGTACCAGCAAGGACCCGGCGCCTCATCTCCTCTCAGCCCTGGATCACGCCACCGGCACGGTCCTGACCCAGGCGCGGGTGGCGGACAAGACCAACGAGATCCCGGCGCTCAGGGAGCTTCTCGAACCGTTGGACCTGGACGGGGCGGTGGTCACCGCCGACGCCATGCACACCCAGGTAGACACCGCTCACTGGATCCACGATCAGGGTGGTCACTATCTTCTCACTGTCAAGAACAACCAGCCCGGTGTACGTAGGACGCTCAAGAAGCTGCCCTGGAAGAACGTTCCGTCAATCTCAAGCGTTGACACTTCGCGTGGGCGGCGGGTGCGGCGTACCGTCAAAGCGGTCGAGGCTCCCGCCTGGGTGGACTTCCCCGGGGCGGCTCAGGTGATCCAGGTCCGGCGCACCCGAACCACCAAGAATCGCAGGAACACAGGCAAGAACAGCAGCGGTAGCGCCAAGACGACGACTGTGGAGGTGGTCTACCTGGTCTGCTCTCTACCCATGACTGATGCCCAGCCCGAGACCGTCACCGCCTGGATCCAAGGGCACTGGGGAATCGAGAACCGGCTCCACTGGGTCAGAGACATGGTCTTCGACGAGGACCACCACCAGCTGCGCACCGCTAACGGCCCCGAGATCATGGCCGCCCTGCGCAACCTGGCCATCAGCCTCATCCGACTGGCCTACGGCGTCCAAGCCGCCATCGCCTCAACCACCAGGTCCCTATCACGACAACCAAAACGCGCCATCAAGCTACTCACCCAAACAACCACCTAA
- a CDS encoding class I SAM-dependent methyltransferase — MMRLWNMAHLPMVEWSLSQLPRRSFENILDTGVGNGASTALLHSRFPRSRIIGIDISEKAIAEAGRNRTANVFFDVKDVEDTGYPGESFDLVCAFQTHFHWPYLENSLRELRRLMADDGLLIIACEQKKISYFLPRLEQDDDLRSWLIALDLNLTQTVRRAGWVAYLVEKFPRQSAPAAEKVSRELFLPARGFPDSSLR; from the coding sequence ATGATGAGGCTCTGGAACATGGCCCATCTACCCATGGTCGAGTGGTCGCTTTCTCAGCTGCCACGTCGGTCCTTCGAGAACATCTTGGACACCGGTGTCGGCAACGGCGCATCAACGGCGCTGCTCCACAGCCGGTTCCCCAGGAGCAGAATCATCGGGATCGACATCTCAGAAAAAGCCATCGCAGAAGCTGGGAGAAACAGAACCGCCAACGTCTTCTTCGATGTGAAAGACGTCGAGGACACGGGCTATCCAGGAGAGTCCTTCGACTTGGTATGCGCTTTCCAGACCCACTTCCACTGGCCCTACCTGGAGAATTCTCTGCGCGAGTTGAGGCGTCTCATGGCCGATGATGGGCTGTTGATCATCGCCTGCGAGCAGAAAAAGATCTCCTACTTTCTGCCTCGTTTGGAGCAGGATGACGATCTGCGCTCCTGGTTGATTGCCCTGGACCTGAACCTGACACAGACGGTGAGAAGAGCAGGCTGGGTCGCGTACCTGGTCGAGAAATTTCCCCGGCAATCCGCACCAGCAGCAGAGAAGGTTTCCCGTGAGCTATTCCTCCCTGCTCGTGGATTCCCTGACTCCAGCCTACGGTGA